GCTCTCCTCGATCATCTCGACGGTGTAGAGGTAGCTTTCCGTCAGAACGAACGCGCTCGACGTGGCGGCGTTGACGGCCGTGTAGGAATCGGGGGCGACGAACCAGACGAGATCCCACTTCTCCCGCGACGCGCTCACGAACGCCCTTCCCTCCGCATTCACCAGCCGCACCCGGGGATGCTCGGCCAGGTGTCCCGTGTAGTCCGCAAAATGGTCGGTCAAGAGAGAAACCGTGACGGGATTCACTTCGACGGCCGTGACCTCGCTCGCGCCGAAGTAAAGAGAAGCCAGGATCTCCTGGCCTCCGGCAGCTCCCACGACGAGCACTTTCGCGCCCGGGCCCAGAATCGCGAACGGGTAAGAACGGGAGTCCGTCTCGAAACGGCGCAGCTCCGAGAGATCCCCCGAGAACGGGTAGAGAGCCGACGCCATGGCACCGTCGTGGTTGATGAAGTAGCGGTCCTCGAACACACGCACGACGTCGACCCGATAGATGGGATGCCAGCGCGTGAAGACCGCCGGTACCCGCCGTGCGTCGTAGAAGCCCAGTGTCTTGGGCCATTCGGTGACGGCGTCCGGCAGAAAATCGGGTTTCACGACCCAGGGTGAGAGGCCGAGGAATGCCGCCAAGGCCGTCCACCGAAGGCCGCGGACACTCCTGCCCAGGCGCAAGCTCGCGAGCACCAGCAGGAGCCCCGCGAACTCGATCGCCCCGGGAGGCGTGAGCACGAGGAGAAGCGGCACGCCTGGCCCCGGCTCCGAGCGCGGCCCCGAGAAGATCGGCTCCGTAGAGCAGGTGCGCGGCCCGGGGGGCACCGGAAAAAATCTTCGCGACGGCGATGCCGGCCGCGAAAAAGGGCAGGAAGACGAGGCCCGCGAGCGCGAAGAAGGCGAGCAACTCGCGCGGACTCTCCGTGAGAAAAAATGCGTTGAGCTGAATCCGGGCGACCGCCGGATAGCCCGCACCCGCGGCGAGGCCCGCAAGAAGACAGGCCCACGGTACGACGCGGCCCGGCTCCGCGCCGCGAAGCCTCGGCCAGGCGGCAACGGTCGCCGCCGAGGCACCGAGCCCGAGAAGACACACGCCCAGGACGAAATACGTGAAAAAATAGGGCAGCTTGTAAGCGAAAACACGGGTGTAACTCACCTCGAAGAGCAGTAGCGCGAAGGAAACCGCGAAGATTTCGGGAACGAGACCGGGACGGGTCGTGCGGGTTTCCGCACCTCCTCGGGTGCCTTCGAAGGCAAATGGCGTCCGTTCCGCTCGGAGCGCGGAGGCGAGTTTCCTCGGCGGCATACCGAGCCGGATTAGCCGCCGGGACCCGAGCTAGCAAGCGGCCGTTCCCCCACGTTCCGAGCGCGTGCAGCCACCCCTCGGGAGAGCGAACACCGTGTGTCGTTTTCCGGGAGTACGAAGTCGCGCCCCGGCATCCGCTGCCAGCACGCAGGCGTAGGCCAGGGCACCGACGCGCCGGCGAAGGATCGTCGAGCTCGTCGCTTTCTCGCACCGACGATTCGGCAACGGAGGTGTTTCCGCAGAGCTGTTTCCCCGCGTCCGCCGCTGTCCGGGGCCGGTGAAGACCCCGCTCGGTTGACTCGCTGCGGGCAAGCAAGAATATTGCGCCGCACGCGGGGTCACGCGATGAAAGAAACGGCTGCGTCCAACGAGATCCTCGCGCGGTTGGAAGAGCTGCGCCGTGCCGCCCTCGAAGGCGGAGGCCGGGACCGCATCGAGGCGCAGCACGCACGGGGCAAGCTCACGGCCCGCGAGCGGATCGAACTCCTCCTCGACGAGGGCTCGTTCGAGGAGATGGGGATGCTCGAGACGAGCCGCGGCGAGCGGCCCTGGCCGGGCGACGGGGTCGTGACGGGCCACGGCACCATCGACGGAAGGGAGGTCTTCGTCTTCAGCCAGGACTTCACCGTGATGGGAGGATCTCTCGGGGAGATGCACTCGCACAAGATCTGCGCCGCGATGGACATGGCGGTGCGCGTCGGGGCACCGATCATCGGGCTCAACGATTCCGGCGGCGCGCGTATCCAGGAGGGCGTCGACTCGCTCGCGGCCTACGGCGAGATCTTCTACCGCAACGTCCACGCGAGCGGCATCGTGCCCCAGATCTCGTGCATCATGGGCCCTTGCGCCGGCGGCGCCGTCTACAGCCCCGCCATGACCGATTTCATTTTCATGGTCGCGGGCACCTCCTACATGTTCGTGACGGGGCCCGAGGTGGTCAAAACCGTCACGCACCAGGAAATCACCTTCGAAGAGCTCGGCGGTGCCGCGGTCCACGCGAGCAAAAGTGGTGTCGCCCACTTCGTCCTGCCGAACGACATCCTGTGCTTGCGCGAGGTCCGGAGACTCGTGAGCTACCTCCCCTCCAACAACAAGCAGAAGGCTCCCATCATCGACCTCCGCGACCCCGACGACCGGGTGGACCCGGCGCTCGACAACCTCGTCCCGCTCGACCCCGGCCAGACCTACGACATGGGCATCGTCATCCGGAGCATCCTCGACGGGGGCGAGTTCCTGGAAGTCCACTCGGGGTACGCGCGGAACATCATCTGCGGGTTCGGCCGCCTGGGCGGAGAGACCGTCGGGCTCATCGCGAACCAGCCGGCCGTGCTCGCCGGTGTCCTCGACACGGAAGCTTCGATGAAGGCCGCGCGTTTCGTGCGCTTTTGCGACGACTTCAACATCCCGCTCGTCTGTCTCGTGGACGTACCGGGATTCATGCCCGGCCCCGAGCAGGAACACGGAGGAATCATCCGGCACGGAGCGAAGCTCCTCTACGCTTTCACGGAAGCGTCGGTTCCCCGCATCACGGTCCTTTTGCGGAAAGCGTACGGCGGAGCCTACGTCGTCATGAACTCCAAGCACATCGGGGCCGACGTCGTCTACGCCTGGCCCACGGCGGAGATTGCCGTCATGGGACCGAAGGGTGCCGTGGAAATCCTCTACAGGAAAGAAATCGCGAGCGCTCCGGACCCCCAGGCCTACCTCGAGGAGAAAATGGAGGAATACAAGAAGGCCTTCGTGAACCCCTTTCTCGCCGCACGACGCGGCTACATCGACGACGTCATCTTCCCGCGCGACACCCGGCGGCGGATCATCCGCGCGCTCCAGGTTCTCGAAACGAAGGACGTGACCCTGCCGCGCCGCAAGCACGGGAACGTCCCCCTCTGAGGCGAGCCGTGTTCCGGAAAGTTCTCGTCGCGAACCGCGGAGAAATCGCCGTGCGCGTGATGCGCACGTGCCGGCGGCTCGGGATCCGCACGGTCGCGGTCTACTCGGAGCCCGACGTGCGGAGCGTACACGTGAAGGTGGCCGACGAGGCCGTCCCGCTCGGAGGAGCGACCCCGCTCGAGTCCTACCTGGTGGGCGAAAAGATCGTCGAAGCGGCACGCCGCACGGGCGCCGAAGCCATCCACCCGGGCTACGGCTTTCTTTCGGAGAACGCGGCCTTCGCCCGTCTGGTCGCGCAGGCGGGTCTCGTCTTCGTGGGGCCTCCGGCCGAAGCCATCACGCTCATGGGGGACAAGATCGCCGCCAAAGAGCTCGCGAAAAAGGCGCGGGTTCCCACGGTACCGGGCAAAGAGACGCCTGTGCGCTCGGCCGTCGAGGCTCGCGAGATCGCCGAGGAAATCGGATACCCCGTGCTGCTCAAGCCCGCGGGCGGCGGAGGCGGAAAGGGGATGCGGATCGTCTTCCGCCCCGAGGAGATGGAAGACGCCCTCGCGGCCTCGCAGGCCGAAGCCCGCAAAGCCTTCGGCGACGACCGCGTGTTCGTCGAGCGTTACGTCGAGAGGCCCCGCCACATCGAAATCCAGGTTCTGGCCGACCGCCACGGTCACGTGGTCTCCCTCGGCGAACGCGAGTGCTCGGTCCAGCGCCGTTACCAGAAAATCATCGAGGAGGCGCCTTCGCCGGCCGTCGACGAAAGGCTGCGGGAACGCATGTCGCACGCCGCACGAGAGCTCGCCCGCGCCGCGGGCTACGTGAATGCCGGAACCGTGGAGTTCATCGCCGACGGCGAGGGAAGCTTCTACTTCCTCGAGATGAACACGCGACTCCAGGTCGAACACCCCGTGACCGAAGCCGTCACGGGGCTCGACCTCGTCGAGCTCCAGCTCCGCGTAGCCGCCGGAGAACCCCTGCCCTTCACGCAGGACGACGTCCGACTCCGGGGGTGGGCCATCGAGGCGCGCGTGTGCGCCGAGAGCCCCGAACGCGGCTTTTTGCCTTCCGTGGGCCCCATCACGCAGTACGAGGAGCCGCGGGGCCGCGGAATCCGCATCGACAGCGGTGTCGAGGCCGGCAGCTACGTGAGCGTCTACTACGATTCGCTCCTCGCGAAGGTCATCGCCTACGGGGACTCCCGCGAAGAGGCGCGCTCGCGCCTCGTCGACGCCCTGGACGGATATCTCATCGAGGGCCCGTCGACGAACATCGATTTTCTCAGCGCCATCCTCGAACACCCGGAGTTCGCCGCCGGCAACCTCTCGACCGACTTCATCTCTCGGAACTTCGGCGACCGGGGGACCCTGCCCGAGCCTCCACTCGGGACGCTCCACCGGATCGTCGTTGCCGCCGTTCTCGTCTACCACAACCGCCACGTACTCGTCGTCGAATCCATGAAACCGATCGCCCCCCACGTGGGTGGCGTCAAGCAGGAGCGCAAGGAAACCCGGTACGTCGTCAAGGCGGGGGATCCCGTCTTCGAGGTACGACTCGTCCGGCACGACGAGCCCGACCGGTGGACCGTCCACGTGGACGACCGTTCCTACGAGGTCACGACGCCGCCCTTCGAATACTATCGCCGCCGTCTCCGGCTTCACATCGACGGGCGGCGATACCGCTTCCGCCTCCAGTACGAAGGGAACTTCATCCGCACGGCTCACCACGGCGTGCGGCGAACGTGCGAAATCTACTCGCCCCGCGAGTGGGAGCTCGTGCGCTTCATGCCGGAACCGCAAGCCGACTCGGAAGTCGACAGCCTCGTGTGCCCGATGCCGGGCCTGATCGTGGAGGTGCTCGTCTCGGAAGGGGAGCGGGTGTACGCGGGGCAGGACCTCGTCATCATCGAGTCGATGAAAATGCAGAGCGGCGTCGCCGCCCCGCGCGACGCGGTCGTGGAAAAAGTCCGGGTGCGGAAAGGCGACACGGTGAACGCGGGCGACGTGCTCATCACCTTCGTGCCCGAGCGAAAGGCAGCAGCGGCGAACCGTTAGGCATGGAGACTCCTCTCGAGCGGCTGAGGGAGGGGAACCGGCGCTTTCTCGCCGGAGCGGCGAGGTATCACGCTCCGGTCTCGGAAACGGAGCGCCGCGCACTCGCCAAGGGACAGGCTCCTTTCGCTGCCGTCCTCGGCTGTGCGGACTCCCGTGTCGTCCCCGAAATCCTCTTCGACTGCAAAGCCGGCGAGCTTTTCGTGGTGCGCGTAGCCGGGAACGTCGCCGGTCCCCTCGAGATCGCGAGCCTGGAATTCGCCGTCGAGAGTCTCGGAACGAGACTCGTCCTCGTCCTGGGCCACACGAACTGCGGCGCCGTGGCTTCGGCTTTCGAAGCTCGACGAACCGGCGCCCCGCCCCCTTCGGCGAGCCTCGGGGTTCTTCTCGAAAAACTCGAGCCCGCTCTCGAGTCCGCTTCGCGGGCCCACGCACGGGGCGACGAGCGCGCGATTCTGAGGGAGGCCGAGCGCCGAAGCGCCCTCGAGAGCGCCGCGCGGCTCGCGCGGGAGTCCGCGCTTCTCGAGCGCCGGTTGCAGGAGGACCTCCGCATCGCGAGCGCGATCGTCGACCTGGAGACGGGAGAGGTGGAATTCCTCGCGCCTTGAGGCGGCACGCTCACGTGCGCGCAGGGCGGGGCCGGTAGATCGCCGTGTGGAGGACGGAGAGGACAGGACCGCGGCTTCGTTCCACCAGGAGAACGTCGAGCTCGACGAAGCGGTGTCCCTTCCGTTCGTATTCGTCCCGGACCCGCCCGCGGACGGAAATCCGGTCACCGTCGGCCACCAGACCGAGGTGCCGAACGGCGCTGCCCGTATGGATCCACGGCCCGAGCTCCACGTTGGCGACGAGAATCGCGTTCGCCGCTCGCAGGAGGAATCCGGGGTGGGCGAGTCCGTGCTCGGAGTAAAGTTCGAGAGACTCGCGCACGTCGGCGAGGTAGTTCGCGGCTTCGTCCGCCCGGAAGGTGAAAGCCAGGGACCCGAGCAGGGTCTCCGGCGCCAGGGACTCCGGGGATGCGGGAGGCTTTCGATCGGGAAGACGCGCTTCGGGAACCGGCGCAGGCTTCGCCCGGCCCCTCGCGCAGCTCGGCCTTTCCCTCCGCACAGACGCGCCCCGCGGGGTTCCTGAGCACGACCTCCGCACCCTTCCCGTCCGACGCCCAGCGGGCTTCCACCCGCGCCCACTCGCCCTCGTAAAGCGGTGAAACGAAGCGAACCGCGAAGCTTCCGTGACCGAGCCAGTCGCGGCCCCAGCGCTCCACCAGGGGGTGCGTCATGTACGCGTAAACGTCGACCCCCGGAACGAGACCTCCCGCGAAACCGAACCTGCGGGCGACGGCGTCGTCGTGGATCTTGTTTTCCGAATCCCGCGCCGTGTTGTGGGCCAGGACACGGTAGACCGTCGCTCGCGGGCTTTCCACGACCGCGATCCTCGTACGGACCGAGCCCGAACGCAAGCACCGCCGGTTGCCACCCGGACCCGGAACGGAGCCCGACGCGCCGTAGCTACCATTCCCCTCACTCGGACCGGGAAAACCGCCGCAGCACCCCGAGGCTGCAGCCGAAAAACCTGTGTCCCCGGCCGAGCCCCAGGAGCTCCACGATCTGCTCGCAGCTGCATCCGTGCGTGTCGGCGAGTGCGAATCGTGCCCGGCTCGAGGCGCTGTCGTCCGTGTCGAACCACGTATCCGAGTCGACGAGCGCGAAACGGTTCGGCCGCAACCGGATCGTGGGAATCGCTTCGGGAATTCGGGTCTCCGGGCAACGATCCAGGTCGGCGCACACCCCGTCCCCGTCCGCGTCGTCGTCCGGGTCCCGAGGACAGGGATCGCAGGCGTCGCCCGACCCGTCCCCGTCTTCGTCCTCCTGCTCGGGATTGAAAGTTGCAGGGCAGTTGTCCAGGGCATCGCAGATCCCGTCCCCATCCGCGTCACCGACGCACGCCACGGCCACGCTCGTCGGCCCCCCCGCCACCCGGCAGTGTGTCGACCGAAAGGGTGGCGGTGTCGAGAACCGAGAGCGTGTCGGAATGCAGATTCGCCACGTAGACCTTCGTCCCGTCGGGAGTCAACGCGATTCCGTGTGGCTGGAGACCTACGGGGACCCTCGCGACGACACTCCGCGTGGCGAGGTCGAACACCGTCACGTCGTGCGAGAACGTGCCGGAAGCGTAGCCGAGGCCGGTGGACGGCGAGATCGCGAGACCTCCGAGCGCGATTCCCTGGGGTCGCACCCCGACCGGAACGAACCCGAGAGAGAGATTCGTCGCGGTGTCCACGACGAACACGCAACCGAACGCGCCCCCGCAGTCGTTGGTCACGTAGACCTCCTGACTCCCGGGCCCCATGGCGGCCAGGAGCGGCCTTCCACCCAGAAACACGCTCCCCACTACCGTTCGCGTCGGCACGTCGAGGACCGAGACGACGCCCGATCCCTGATTGGCCACGTAGGCACGGCTGCCGTCCTCGGTGACGGCGATGCCGACCGGCAGCGA
The sequence above is a segment of the Candidatus Binatia bacterium genome. Coding sequences within it:
- a CDS encoding methylmalonyl-CoA carboxyltransferase, coding for MKETAASNEILARLEELRRAALEGGGRDRIEAQHARGKLTARERIELLLDEGSFEEMGMLETSRGERPWPGDGVVTGHGTIDGREVFVFSQDFTVMGGSLGEMHSHKICAAMDMAVRVGAPIIGLNDSGGARIQEGVDSLAAYGEIFYRNVHASGIVPQISCIMGPCAGGAVYSPAMTDFIFMVAGTSYMFVTGPEVVKTVTHQEITFEELGGAAVHASKSGVAHFVLPNDILCLREVRRLVSYLPSNNKQKAPIIDLRDPDDRVDPALDNLVPLDPGQTYDMGIVIRSILDGGEFLEVHSGYARNIICGFGRLGGETVGLIANQPAVLAGVLDTEASMKAARFVRFCDDFNIPLVCLVDVPGFMPGPEQEHGGIIRHGAKLLYAFTEASVPRITVLLRKAYGGAYVVMNSKHIGADVVYAWPTAEIAVMGPKGAVEILYRKEIASAPDPQAYLEEKMEEYKKAFVNPFLAARRGYIDDVIFPRDTRRRIIRALQVLETKDVTLPRRKHGNVPL
- the cynT gene encoding carbonic anhydrase, yielding METPLERLREGNRRFLAGAARYHAPVSETERRALAKGQAPFAAVLGCADSRVVPEILFDCKAGELFVVRVAGNVAGPLEIASLEFAVESLGTRLVLVLGHTNCGAVASAFEARRTGAPPPSASLGVLLEKLEPALESASRAHARGDERAILREAERRSALESAARLARESALLERRLQEDLRIASAIVDLETGEVEFLAP
- the pccA gene encoding acetyl/propionyl-CoA carboxylase subuit alpha; protein product: MFRKVLVANRGEIAVRVMRTCRRLGIRTVAVYSEPDVRSVHVKVADEAVPLGGATPLESYLVGEKIVEAARRTGAEAIHPGYGFLSENAAFARLVAQAGLVFVGPPAEAITLMGDKIAAKELAKKARVPTVPGKETPVRSAVEAREIAEEIGYPVLLKPAGGGGGKGMRIVFRPEEMEDALAASQAEARKAFGDDRVFVERYVERPRHIEIQVLADRHGHVVSLGERECSVQRRYQKIIEEAPSPAVDERLRERMSHAARELARAAGYVNAGTVEFIADGEGSFYFLEMNTRLQVEHPVTEAVTGLDLVELQLRVAAGEPLPFTQDDVRLRGWAIEARVCAESPERGFLPSVGPITQYEEPRGRGIRIDSGVEAGSYVSVYYDSLLAKVIAYGDSREEARSRLVDALDGYLIEGPSTNIDFLSAILEHPEFAAGNLSTDFISRNFGDRGTLPEPPLGTLHRIVVAAVLVYHNRHVLVVESMKPIAPHVGGVKQERKETRYVVKAGDPVFEVRLVRHDEPDRWTVHVDDRSYEVTTPPFEYYRRRLRLHIDGRRYRFRLQYEGNFIRTAHHGVRRTCEIYSPREWELVRFMPEPQADSEVDSLVCPMPGLIVEVLVSEGERVYAGQDLVIIESMKMQSGVAAPRDAVVEKVRVRKGDTVNAGDVLITFVPERKAAAANR